One Bradyrhizobium zhanjiangense DNA segment encodes these proteins:
- a CDS encoding M20/M25/M40 family metallo-hydrolase, whose amino-acid sequence MHVDNVVQDLLARQNEILDGLCTFLRMPSVSTDPAFTTGMREAQGFLLDRLKRMGLANVQLLDGGGHPAVYGAWNGAPGKPTILIYGHYDVMPPDPIEAWHSPAFEPAIRDGKLYARGASDAKGSTVIALETIAAFLRLRGGCPVNVKVFLEGEEESGSQTLREIVHRFRPLLQADAMISADGGRASATIPTINVGCRGLVELEFSIRTADKDLHSGRYGGAVRNAAHEIARLIASLHDESGAIAIPALMACVPQPTREARDQTARFPFDGVEFVEEVGAAACGEPGFSVREQLTLRPALDVNGAWSGYTGVGSKTIIPNSAHAKLSLRTVPGQDTDHALSAIKAHLTAICPPDVALTIQANDAGAPAFSLPESHPLVMAASKVLHEATGQVPVLVRLGATVPITVIFQEMLGLQTLMFGFNLPDEDVHAPNEFFRIASLAEGLSTWPRLLEELGKFESADFRPVETSASATQDETGQRPGRDFGGSQQALYTTELGQVGLGN is encoded by the coding sequence ATGCATGTAGACAACGTTGTCCAGGATCTCTTGGCACGGCAGAACGAGATATTGGACGGCCTCTGCACGTTTCTGAGGATGCCAAGTGTAAGTACCGATCCTGCATTCACGACTGGCATGCGCGAAGCACAGGGATTTCTTCTGGACCGGCTTAAGCGCATGGGGCTCGCGAACGTCCAGCTGTTGGATGGCGGCGGACATCCTGCTGTGTATGGTGCGTGGAATGGCGCGCCTGGCAAACCCACCATCCTGATCTACGGACATTATGACGTTATGCCGCCGGATCCGATAGAGGCGTGGCATTCTCCTGCTTTCGAACCAGCGATCCGAGACGGCAAGCTATACGCCCGTGGCGCTTCCGACGCTAAGGGATCCACGGTGATCGCGCTTGAGACGATCGCTGCTTTCCTGCGGCTACGTGGCGGCTGCCCGGTGAACGTCAAGGTCTTCCTGGAGGGCGAGGAGGAGAGTGGAAGTCAAACTCTTCGGGAAATTGTGCACCGCTTTAGACCGCTCCTCCAGGCTGACGCGATGATTTCGGCTGATGGTGGCCGGGCGAGCGCCACAATCCCGACGATTAACGTCGGTTGCCGCGGTTTGGTTGAACTCGAATTTTCAATTCGAACGGCAGACAAGGATCTTCACTCCGGTCGATATGGGGGCGCCGTACGAAACGCCGCTCATGAAATCGCAAGGTTGATCGCTTCGCTCCATGATGAATCCGGGGCAATTGCCATTCCGGCGTTGATGGCCTGCGTGCCACAGCCCACGCGCGAGGCTCGAGACCAGACAGCACGATTTCCTTTCGATGGGGTCGAGTTTGTGGAGGAGGTGGGTGCTGCGGCCTGTGGAGAGCCTGGCTTCTCGGTCCGTGAGCAGCTAACGCTGCGCCCGGCCTTGGATGTAAACGGTGCATGGAGCGGCTACACAGGCGTCGGCAGCAAGACGATCATCCCCAACAGCGCGCATGCGAAGCTTTCGTTGAGGACCGTGCCAGGCCAAGATACTGATCACGCGCTGAGTGCAATCAAGGCGCATTTGACCGCCATCTGTCCACCCGATGTCGCGCTTACGATCCAAGCTAACGATGCGGGCGCACCAGCCTTCAGCTTGCCGGAGTCGCATCCCTTGGTGATGGCCGCCAGCAAAGTGCTGCACGAGGCGACGGGACAGGTCCCGGTGTTGGTTCGCCTTGGTGCGACCGTTCCCATCACTGTTATTTTCCAGGAAATGCTGGGGCTGCAGACGCTGATGTTTGGCTTTAATCTGCCTGACGAAGATGTGCATGCTCCCAATGAGTTCTTCCGCATCGCGTCTCTTGCGGAAGGCCTTTCGACCTGGCCGCGTTTGCTGGAAGAGCTCGGCAAATTCGAAAGCGCCGATTTCCGGCCGGTCGAGACTTCTGCCAGCGCCACCCAGGACGAAACAGGTCAGCGACCGGGGAGGGACTTCGGAGGTTCACAACAAGCGTTGTATACGACCGAACTAGGACAAGTCGGACTGGGCAATTGA
- the ehuB gene encoding ectoine/hydroxyectoine ABC transporter substrate-binding protein EhuB, giving the protein MFNIRASSHPLSFTFLRSAPMAAALLVAIFSNAYAQQLNTNEPVSIAIANEPPFTELKPDGTLTGSGPDVDIAILKEAGFTQFKGEVMKYGAMIPALQASRVKMVSSGGLAIRPERCEQVIFSEPVTCGSTGLLVRPEMAGKFDSYAKAGELGVKVGVIAGGLQEKDALARGVKRENAVVFPDQASAIKMLADGRIDAIALADYSLEKMKQLSGNPSLQIVVPLKDVEVFCAAAAFRKDDTALRDAYNSGLKKLRESGEFDKILIGYGMGPRLALIKNAPSTAAICGK; this is encoded by the coding sequence ATGTTCAACATTCGCGCTTCTTCTCACCCACTGAGTTTCACATTCTTGCGCAGCGCTCCTATGGCAGCCGCCCTATTGGTCGCGATCTTCAGTAACGCTTATGCGCAGCAGCTCAACACGAACGAGCCGGTCTCAATCGCGATCGCGAATGAGCCGCCATTTACCGAGCTCAAACCCGACGGCACACTGACCGGGTCTGGCCCGGACGTCGACATCGCGATACTCAAGGAGGCCGGCTTCACCCAATTCAAGGGCGAAGTGATGAAATACGGAGCAATGATTCCGGCACTGCAAGCCAGTCGCGTCAAGATGGTCTCTTCCGGTGGGCTTGCCATCCGTCCTGAGCGCTGCGAGCAGGTCATTTTCTCGGAGCCCGTCACCTGCGGTTCGACCGGCCTCCTTGTGCGGCCGGAGATGGCCGGAAAGTTCGACAGTTACGCCAAAGCAGGCGAACTTGGAGTCAAAGTCGGGGTCATTGCCGGCGGGTTGCAGGAAAAGGATGCGCTTGCGCGAGGCGTTAAGCGCGAGAACGCAGTCGTATTCCCTGACCAAGCCAGCGCGATCAAGATGCTTGCGGATGGGCGAATTGACGCGATCGCGCTCGCCGATTACTCGCTAGAGAAGATGAAACAACTCTCGGGCAACCCGTCGCTCCAGATCGTTGTTCCGTTGAAAGATGTCGAGGTCTTCTGCGCGGCTGCCGCCTTCAGGAAGGACGATACCGCACTAAGGGACGCCTACAATAGCGGCTTGAAGAAGCTGCGAGAGAGCGGGGAATTCGACAAAATCCTGATCGGCTACGGTATGGGACCGAGATTGGCCCTCATTAAGAACGCTCCGTCGACGGCAGCGATCTGCGGAAAATGA
- the ehuA gene encoding ectoine/hydroxyectoine ABC transporter ATP-binding protein EhuA, which translates to MLKPIIEFRNVDKRFGSLRVLEQLSFCVTPGQHLALIGPSGSGKTTILRILMTLESITGGDVLIDGQSMIYEERSGKLLPASEGYVRKIRANIGMVFQHFNLFPHKTALENIALAPVLTRQLSKIEASERALQLLEKVGLSNKADEYPARLSGGQKQRVAIARALALQPKILLLDEITSALDPELVEEVLAVISALRNETDMTMLLVTHEMSFAKDFADRVLFFEQGKIIEDAPPATIFHNPHHDRTKSFLKKAIAAGQRV; encoded by the coding sequence TTGCTAAAACCAATCATTGAGTTTCGGAACGTGGACAAACGCTTTGGATCCCTCAGGGTTCTGGAGCAGCTATCGTTCTGCGTTACGCCTGGCCAGCACCTGGCCCTCATTGGTCCATCCGGCTCAGGCAAGACGACCATCCTCCGAATACTGATGACGCTTGAGAGCATCACCGGCGGCGATGTCCTGATCGATGGGCAGTCCATGATCTATGAGGAGCGAAGTGGGAAATTGCTCCCTGCCTCCGAGGGCTACGTTCGAAAGATTCGTGCTAACATTGGCATGGTGTTCCAACACTTCAATCTTTTCCCCCATAAGACCGCGCTGGAAAATATTGCGCTAGCACCTGTGCTGACGCGTCAACTCTCCAAAATAGAAGCATCCGAGCGCGCTTTACAACTGCTGGAGAAAGTCGGGCTATCCAACAAAGCTGATGAGTATCCTGCGCGACTCTCTGGCGGACAGAAACAGCGTGTGGCAATCGCCAGGGCTTTAGCGCTGCAACCAAAGATTTTGTTGCTGGACGAAATCACCTCGGCGCTTGACCCGGAGCTCGTTGAGGAAGTGCTCGCCGTTATTTCGGCACTTCGCAACGAGACTGATATGACAATGCTGCTCGTCACGCACGAAATGAGCTTTGCTAAGGATTTTGCTGACCGCGTACTGTTCTTTGAACAGGGCAAGATTATTGAGGATGCCCCTCCCGCGACCATTTTTCACAACCCTCATCACGATCGGACCAAGAGCTTCTTGAAGAAAGCCATTGCTGCCGGCCAACGGGTATGA
- the ehuC gene encoding ectoine/hydroxyectoine ABC transporter permease subunit EhuC: protein MTEYWWFILKGAGSTISITVLSCALALLVSFASGIALLSKRFLVRASSRIYVEVFRGTSVFVQLFVAYYVLPLLGLKLSPVVAGTLALGFNGGAYAAEVVRSAILAVGRDQREASIAVNLTRWQTMRWIILPQAFVIMLPSFGNIAIEIMKGTAAASLISVPELTFQAQTVRAHTGETAFPFILILISYLAIASLIMAVVRWLERRFGRGIIKVGG from the coding sequence ATGACGGAGTACTGGTGGTTCATCCTGAAGGGAGCGGGGTCGACTATTTCGATCACAGTGTTGAGCTGCGCGCTTGCACTGCTTGTCTCATTTGCCTCCGGCATCGCATTGCTATCCAAACGGTTCTTGGTACGCGCCAGCTCTCGCATCTATGTTGAGGTATTTCGCGGTACATCCGTTTTTGTACAATTGTTCGTCGCTTACTATGTACTCCCTCTTCTTGGCCTAAAACTTAGCCCTGTCGTCGCGGGCACCCTGGCCCTTGGCTTCAACGGCGGAGCTTATGCCGCCGAAGTCGTCCGGTCAGCCATCTTGGCTGTCGGGCGAGATCAACGAGAAGCTTCGATTGCGGTAAATTTAACACGTTGGCAAACGATGCGCTGGATCATCTTGCCGCAAGCCTTTGTGATTATGTTGCCAAGCTTCGGCAACATCGCGATAGAGATTATGAAAGGTACGGCGGCAGCCTCGTTAATCTCAGTCCCTGAGCTTACGTTTCAAGCGCAGACCGTGCGAGCTCACACGGGAGAAACCGCATTCCCCTTCATACTCATTTTGATCAGCTATCTGGCCATTGCCTCGTTGATCATGGCTGTGGTCCGTTGGCTAGAACGCAGGTTCGGCCGCGGAATCATCAAAGTGGGCGGATGA
- the ehuD gene encoding ectoine/hydroxyectoine ABC transporter permease subunit EhuD gives MNWSWKFVAEIAPNLIQGFRVTILVTLVSYAAALALGLIFTLARMSSVKPVGKTVQLLSEGIRRTPLLVQLYFLFYVLPDLGILLSPLTAGIIGLATHNAAYISEVYRAGIDNVSVGQWEAAKACNLTRAQAWIHVILPQAIPPMIAPLGNYLIAMFKESALLSAITVLEFMGSAMAEADYNYRYLEPITIVALGYLAASLTSAAGIKLLEKRFNRYAA, from the coding sequence ATGAATTGGAGCTGGAAATTCGTCGCTGAAATCGCGCCCAACCTCATCCAGGGATTTAGAGTGACGATTCTCGTCACGCTCGTCTCTTACGCCGCTGCTCTCGCGCTCGGACTGATCTTTACCTTGGCCAGGATGTCTTCGGTCAAGCCGGTGGGAAAGACCGTGCAGCTTCTGTCGGAAGGCATCAGACGCACACCACTGCTCGTTCAGTTGTATTTTTTATTCTACGTGCTGCCTGATCTTGGGATCCTGCTCTCACCATTGACGGCGGGGATTATTGGCCTTGCCACGCACAATGCGGCTTACATCTCCGAGGTTTACCGAGCCGGCATCGACAATGTATCCGTTGGCCAGTGGGAAGCAGCAAAAGCATGCAACCTCACGCGTGCACAAGCGTGGATACACGTCATACTCCCTCAAGCAATTCCTCCGATGATTGCTCCGCTCGGCAATTACCTGATCGCCATGTTCAAGGAAAGCGCGCTTCTTTCGGCCATCACGGTCCTTGAATTCATGGGATCCGCTATGGCTGAGGCTGACTATAATTATCGCTACCTCGAGCCGATCACGATCGTGGCGCTCGGATATCTGGCTGCAAGCCTCACCTCGGCGGCGGGGATCAAGCTGCTTGAAAAGAGATTCAATCGCTATGCAGCATAG
- a CDS encoding SMP-30/gluconolactonase/LRE family protein — translation MPAAHYEVLDPRFNRLFSDNAQVDKLFTGCRWAEGPAWFGAGRYVVWSDIPNDRLLRYDESDGSISVFRQPCGHANGNTVDRQGRLVTCEHSARRVSRTEFDGRVITIADRWQGKRLNSPNDVLVKSDGSIWFTDPAYGIDSDYDGEKAESEIGACYVYRVDAGSGAVEAVVTDMVRPNGLAFSLDESKLYVVDSGRTHGPENPAHIRVFDIVDGKKLRGGNVFADCTVGLFDGFRLDDAGRIWTSASDGIHCYDPDGTLIGKIRVPEEVANCVFGGIKRNVLYICGTTSLYSVRLAVNGAKTY, via the coding sequence ATGCCGGCTGCACACTACGAGGTCCTCGATCCGCGCTTCAATCGCCTGTTCAGCGACAACGCCCAGGTTGATAAGTTGTTCACCGGCTGTCGCTGGGCGGAAGGGCCTGCGTGGTTCGGGGCGGGGCGCTATGTCGTGTGGTCCGACATCCCCAACGATCGCTTGCTACGCTACGATGAGAGCGACGGCTCGATAAGCGTCTTTCGCCAGCCATGCGGCCATGCAAATGGCAACACGGTAGACCGGCAGGGGCGGCTGGTCACCTGCGAGCATTCCGCTCGGCGCGTGAGCCGGACAGAGTTCGACGGCAGGGTCATCACGATTGCTGACCGCTGGCAGGGCAAGCGGCTGAATTCGCCCAACGATGTCTTGGTGAAATCCGACGGTTCGATCTGGTTCACAGATCCGGCCTACGGCATCGACAGCGACTACGACGGTGAGAAGGCCGAAAGCGAGATCGGCGCCTGCTACGTGTACCGCGTCGATGCGGGTAGCGGCGCGGTTGAGGCGGTGGTGACCGACATGGTGCGGCCAAACGGCCTCGCGTTCTCGCTAGATGAGAGCAAGCTCTATGTCGTCGATTCCGGCCGCACGCATGGTCCCGAAAACCCGGCGCATATCCGCGTCTTCGACATCGTGGACGGCAAAAAGCTGCGGGGGGGTAACGTGTTCGCCGACTGCACAGTTGGATTGTTCGACGGCTTCCGGCTGGACGACGCGGGACGTATCTGGACCAGCGCGAGCGACGGCATCCACTGCTACGACCCCGACGGGACGCTCATCGGGAAGATCAGAGTGCCGGAGGAGGTGGCGAACTGTGTGTTCGGCGGTATCAAGCGTAATGTCCTCTATATCTGCGGCACCACTTCTCTCTATTCGGTACGCTTGGCGGTGAACGGCGCCAAGACCTATTGA
- a CDS encoding M24 family metallopeptidase, giving the protein MELKRELHFEKSEFAARLDAVKREMGKRGIDVLLISEPPNMNYLTGYDAYSYYVPQFVIVSLKREQPVWIGRFMDRVSAVMTTYLDEDNIRAYEDKYVHSASFSAYDVIAETVREVGGEKGRIGVEMGGYYYSARAHADFARALPLAQFVDADLLVNWIRVVKSPAEIALMRQAGKIADAMMAKAIDAVAPSVRECDIAAAVYYQMAAGTPEFGGSYGCAPPMLCVAERAIAPHAAWTDKPLPESTTLNLELFGNRLRYQVNLSRSISVGKPKPGFQNLSEIAVEAMNAALEYVEPGRKCSDVAEVFRKSLARHGLEKEARLGYSIGLGYPPGAVERTASLRKGDDTILRPGMCFHMMPGLWLDDVGITITQSFTVTDKGHEPLSSTPRKLFVK; this is encoded by the coding sequence ATGGAATTGAAACGGGAACTGCATTTCGAAAAGAGCGAATTCGCCGCCCGCCTTGATGCGGTGAAACGGGAAATGGGCAAGAGAGGTATCGATGTTCTGCTTATCTCTGAACCGCCAAACATGAACTATCTGACGGGCTACGATGCGTATTCCTACTATGTCCCGCAGTTCGTCATCGTGTCTTTGAAGAGAGAGCAGCCAGTTTGGATTGGCCGTTTCATGGACCGCGTATCCGCGGTTATGACGACTTACCTCGATGAGGATAATATTCGGGCTTATGAGGACAAGTACGTCCATTCCGCCAGCTTCTCCGCGTACGACGTTATCGCTGAGACAGTCAGGGAAGTTGGAGGTGAGAAAGGGCGTATCGGCGTCGAAATGGGCGGATACTACTATTCCGCGCGTGCACACGCCGATTTTGCACGTGCGCTCCCCTTGGCGCAATTCGTCGATGCGGATCTGCTTGTCAACTGGATCCGCGTTGTAAAGAGCCCGGCGGAAATCGCGCTCATGCGTCAAGCGGGAAAGATCGCTGACGCCATGATGGCTAAGGCGATTGACGCGGTTGCACCAAGCGTTCGCGAATGCGACATCGCGGCTGCTGTCTACTATCAGATGGCGGCTGGTACGCCTGAGTTCGGCGGATCCTACGGCTGCGCCCCGCCGATGCTTTGCGTGGCCGAGCGGGCCATCGCGCCCCATGCTGCGTGGACGGACAAGCCGCTTCCGGAGTCGACAACTCTCAATCTTGAGTTGTTCGGAAACCGGTTGCGCTATCAGGTTAATCTCAGCCGCTCGATCTCAGTCGGCAAACCGAAACCCGGCTTCCAGAACCTGTCCGAAATTGCCGTCGAAGCGATGAACGCTGCCCTCGAGTATGTCGAGCCTGGTCGGAAATGCTCAGACGTGGCCGAGGTGTTCCGCAAATCCCTAGCGCGGCATGGTCTCGAAAAAGAAGCGAGACTCGGCTATTCGATCGGTCTGGGCTATCCGCCGGGCGCAGTGGAACGCACGGCCAGTCTGCGGAAGGGAGATGACACAATTCTCCGCCCCGGCATGTGCTTTCATATGATGCCAGGACTTTGGCTGGATGACGTTGGCATTACAATCACTCAGTCGTTCACAGTGACCGACAAAGGCCACGAGCCGTTATCATCGACGCCGCGCAAGCTGTTTGTCAAATAA
- a CDS encoding AtuA-related protein — translation MRLCEMKLRELAHARAGDKGNTSNISVIAFEPGDYAFLVGHVTAERVKRHFADIVTGKVERYELPALGALNFVLHGALGGGVTRSLSLDGHGKVAIVLVART, via the coding sequence ATGAGGTTGTGTGAGATGAAGTTGCGAGAACTCGCCCATGCCAGAGCAGGCGACAAGGGCAACACATCCAACATCTCGGTCATCGCGTTTGAACCGGGTGACTACGCCTTTCTCGTCGGACACGTCACTGCGGAAAGGGTGAAACGCCATTTTGCCGACATCGTTACCGGCAAAGTTGAGCGATATGAATTGCCCGCTCTCGGAGCACTGAATTTCGTGCTGCACGGTGCACTTGGCGGGGGAGTTACGCGTTCGCTGTCTCTCGACGGGCATGGAAAGGTCGCTATCGTCCTCGTTGCTCGAACTTGA
- a CDS encoding extracellular solute-binding protein — MKRWVNRRRFVQATTSAIAAGVLSSPASRLSAASPGDLRLNMPAGNFGDAVMNAFMKPFAAETAINVTPLYQDIRAAQVGLMVKTNTVTIDTILISQSSALSLVADAYLEKIDYSIHNPRELEGLAGYCKHPFGFGSYIYSLNMVYNTRKFPADKPRPANWAEFWDIAKFPGTRALPSGQYGFPTPWEEALMADGVAKARSIR; from the coding sequence GTGAAGCGCTGGGTGAACCGCAGGCGTTTTGTGCAAGCGACAACGTCCGCTATCGCGGCCGGTGTCCTGTCTTCCCCAGCCAGCCGGTTGTCGGCCGCGTCACCGGGCGATCTAAGGCTGAATATGCCGGCCGGCAATTTCGGCGATGCCGTTATGAACGCCTTTATGAAGCCGTTCGCAGCTGAGACCGCAATCAACGTGACGCCTCTTTATCAGGATATTAGAGCGGCGCAAGTCGGACTGATGGTGAAAACGAACACCGTCACGATCGATACCATTCTCATAAGCCAGTCCAGCGCGCTCAGTCTGGTTGCGGACGCTTATCTCGAGAAGATCGACTACTCGATTCACAATCCGCGAGAGCTCGAGGGACTCGCGGGCTACTGCAAGCACCCCTTCGGCTTCGGCAGCTACATCTACTCTCTGAACATGGTTTACAACACCAGGAAATTCCCAGCCGATAAGCCTCGTCCCGCCAATTGGGCTGAGTTCTGGGATATTGCCAAGTTTCCCGGTACCCGCGCGCTTCCGAGTGGGCAATATGGATTCCCGACGCCTTGGGAGGAAGCTCTTATGGCAGACGGTGTCGCAAAGGCGCGCTCTATCCGATA